A DNA window from Tachysurus fulvidraco isolate hzauxx_2018 chromosome 4, HZAU_PFXX_2.0, whole genome shotgun sequence contains the following coding sequences:
- the LOC113656492 gene encoding von Willebrand factor A domain-containing protein 7-like, which translates to MIVTNVQFQTPVCLYLIMILISQTMAFMPLFTRSIKHQDITHDAILQTTADACKQQALNKGRNFVLKLPMNVHSVAEACSSSESAKSFQWSINDISHHNAWVDFWKFFTPSYHFCNEEILAGRDIITAGVSAAKYNVKRGRYEAARERLGKILHPLQDFYSHSNWIEMGKRKPYPNLIKPHTPINNIADSETCRKCTSRICRGNILEDVIKKQKLTTAYFGWSKPKGKCSHGGRFDPSSWFQGGINKDTDDSDHGYLHYEAASVATAATRELLQDIRAATGDSEFLRLMGFSQTSVLCFVVDTTGSMSDDINEIRRVYSSIIDSKVGTAVQPSEYILVPFNDPDYGPLTRTSDPNVFKKKLNALRAHDGGDVPEMCFSGLQLALTGSPPQTQIFVFTDADAKDKWLASNVKALIEKTKSVVNFMLTPQPSRLHKRASTGLSTQLNEVYYDLAQDSGGQAIEVTKETLSQATSIIADISRSTLVTLFQAVRKTVDTENFSVFVDSSVQNLTIYITGNSPDYTITSPSGVSQSSTELTGMLGLIQRVGNFHTVRPNIAEQVGLWLFSIKSTQMYTIKVVGQSAVDFMFDFVELSQGLHPSYSVLNSRPANSNVTLLVSMVGGDSVSLTEVSLVKASSSISLNGSLEEVASGQYLVTFNSIPAREFTVRVFGQISVSRYSANTFQRQSPTQFQASTVTITTQPVETMEPGKQFTLPFTLATNGTAGSFNIRVSNDHNFETQFNRSITLESGISVNDTVTLTVPKNTSSGTDVTVTIEAEAVDGSDSNYAVLRIAIIAPMTDFTPPLCEAFSVNANCSGNCSLSSWHVTANVTDGNGSGIQSVRILQGNGNLATTTVFSDTGVNVTMVTYNASCCSQDLELVAVDEAGNVASCFNFVRATELSTSTAPPVTATSMSRLIHQTGTNSAECCLILPVLLWLNVGISVYQFMQR; encoded by the exons ATGATCGTCACAAATGTACAGTTTCAAACACCGGTTTGTCTGTATCTTATAATGATCCTCATAAGTCAGACAATGGCTTTTATGCCGTTGTTTACAAGATCAATAAAGCATCAGGACATAACTCATGATGCAATTCTACAGACAACAGCTGATGCCTGCAAACAGCAAGCACTCAATAAGGGACGAAATTTTGTTCTG AAATTGCCAATGAATGTACACTCAGTGGCAGAAGCTTGTTCCTCATCTGAATCAGCAAAAAGTTTTCAATGGAGCATCAATGACATAAGTCATCACAATGCCTGGGTTGACTTTTGGAAATTTTTTACACCAAGTTACCATTTTTGCAATGAGGAGATTTTGGCTGGAAGGGATATTATTACTGCAGGAGTTTCTGCTGCCAAATACAATGTCAAAAGGGGACGATATGAAGCTGCCAGAGAGAGACTTGGTAAAATCTTACACCCTTTGCAG GATTTCTACAGTCATAGTAACTGGATTGAGATGGGAAAGCGAAAACCTTACCCCAACCTGATTAAACCACACACCCCGATTAACAACATAGCAg ATTCGGAAACATGCAGAAAATGTACAAGCAGAATCTGCAGAGGCAACATCCTGGAAGATGTCATCAAAAAGCAGAAACTAACAACAGCATACTTTGGCTGGTCCAAACCAAAAG GAAAATGCAGTCATGGGGGACGTTTTGATCCATCAAGTTGGTTTCAAGGTGGTATAAATAAGGATACTGATGACTCCGACCATGGTTATCTGCATTATGAGGCAGCATCGGTAGCTACTGCTGCTACCAGAGAACTACTGCAGGATATAAGAGCAGCAACTGGGGATTCTGAATTTCTTAG ACTGATGGGATTCAGCCAGACTTCAGtactgtgttttgttgttgataCCACTGGCAGTATGTCTGATGACATTAATGAGATCAGGAGAGTTTATTCATCTATCATTGACAGTAAAGTAGGCACAGCTGTTCAACCTTCAGAATACATCCTTGTGCCATTTAATGACCCTG ATTATGGCCCACTAACAAGAACATCTGATcctaatgtgtttaaaaaaaagcttaatgCACTTCGAGCTCATGATGGAGGAGATGTAcctgaaatgtgtttttcagGTCTCCAG CTCGCCCTCACTGGATCTCCACCACAAACTCAGATATTTGTTTTCACTGATGCTGATGCAAAAGATAAATGGTTGGCAAGTAACGTGAAAGCACTGATTGAGAAAACAAAGTCTGTT GTGAACTTTATGCTAACGCCACAGCCTAGTCGTCTCCACAAGCGAGCATCCACTGGGCTTTCCACTCAGCTGAACGAGGTCTACTATGACCTGGCTCAGGACTCTGGAGGTCAGGCTATAGAAGTAACCAAGGAAACACTAAGCCAGGCCACTAGCATTATTGCAGATATCTCCAGGTCTACACTG GTCACACTATTCCAGGCTGTTAGAAAAACAGTAGATACTGAAAACTTCTCAGTCTTTGTGGATTCCTCTGTGCAAAACCTGACAATTTACATCACAGGCAACTCTCCAGATTACACTATCACTAGTCCCTCAG GAGTCTCACAGAGCAGCACTGAACTAACTGGGATGTTGGGGCTTATTCAGAGAGTCGGTAACTTCCATACAGTGCGACCAAATATTGCAGAGCAGGTTGGATTGTGGCTCTTCAGTATTAAATCCACACAGATGTACACCATCAAAGTTGTTG GTCAAAGTGCTGTTGACTTCATGTTTGACTTTGTAGAACTTTCCCAAGGGCTTCATCCAAGCTATTCTGTATTAAACAGCAGGCCTGCAA ATAGCAATGTCACCCTGTTGGTGTCCATGGTCGGTGGGGACAGTGTGAGTCTTACAGAGGTGTCTCTGGTCAAAGCCTCAAGTTCAATTTCTTTAAATGGGTCACTAGAAGAAGTAGCTAGTGGCCAGTACTTAGTGACCTTCAACAGCATCCCAGCACGAGAGTTTACTGTTCGTGTGTTTGGACAGATCAGTGTCTCTAGGTATTCAGCTAACACCTTTCAGAGACAGTCACCAACTCAATTCCAAGCatcaactgtgaccattact ACTCAACCTGTTGAAACAATGGAACCAGGAAAACAATTCACTCTCCCTTTCACTCTTGCAACCAATGGCACTGCTGGAAGCTTTAATATTAGAGTTAGCAATGATCACAATTTTGAAACTCAGtttaacagatccataactcTTGAGAGTGGAATCAGTGTGAATGATACAGTAACTCTGACTGTACCTAAAAACACTTCCTCTGGAACTGATGTCACTGTGACAATTGAAGCTGAAGCAGTTGATGGAAGCGACTCCAACTACGCTGTGCTACGTATCGCTATCATTGCTCCG ATGACAGATTTTACTCCTCCCTTGTGTGAGGCATTCAGTGTAAATGCTAACTGCTCAGGCAACTGCAGCCTCTCCTCATGGCACGTCACTGCTAATGTGACTGATGGAAATGGGTCAGGAATTCAGAGTGTGAGAATCCTTCAGGGAAACGGCAACCTCGCCACTACCACTGTGTTCAGTGACACAGGTGTGAATGTCACTATGGTCACCTACAATGCCTCTTGCTGTTCACAGGACCTGGAACTGGTTGCTGTGGATGAAGCAGGAAATGTTGCTTCCTGTTTTAATTTTGTAAGAGCTACAGAACTAAGCACCAGCACTGCACCCCCTGTAACAGCAACATCCATGTCTCGTCTCATCCACCAAACCGGCACTAATAGTGCTGAATGTTGTTTGATTTTGCCAGTTCTTCTTTGGCTCAATGTTGGAATATCAGTTTACCAATTCATGCAGCGCTaa